The proteins below are encoded in one region of Microbispora sp. NBC_01189:
- a CDS encoding glycosyltransferase family 4 protein, which translates to MEIPKTVRTALRAAHVRPRHGRVATTWKYSRITDEYCRRALLSSLRGSDCEAVLQIQDIAPLPAPFFLYQDLSYDALLSVHDPDNQHAVLPNISPGMMRRRRERQLDIYARATGVLAMSSWFARTLVEVTGLPAGKVHVVHPGITSVGDPSRPLPERDRPRRRLLFVGGDFRRKAGALVVAATRLLRRDFDPSLTLTVAGPPAWPLPGEPPEGVRFLGQLPPAEIAALWDEHDLFVMPSHLEAFGIVFAEALARGVPCVGRDAFAMPEIIRPGENGGLVRGDDPAELAETIVGILDDDGLYARCRKDAAATVEWFSWDRAARQALEVVTAA; encoded by the coding sequence GTGGAGATTCCGAAGACGGTCCGCACCGCCCTGCGCGCCGCCCATGTACGGCCCCGCCACGGCAGGGTGGCCACGACGTGGAAGTATTCGAGGATCACCGACGAGTACTGCCGCAGGGCGCTGCTGAGCTCGCTGCGAGGCTCGGACTGCGAGGCGGTCCTGCAGATCCAGGACATCGCGCCGCTGCCGGCGCCTTTCTTCCTCTACCAGGACCTGAGCTACGACGCGCTGCTCAGCGTGCACGACCCGGACAACCAGCACGCCGTGCTGCCCAACATCTCGCCCGGCATGATGCGCCGCAGGCGCGAGCGCCAGCTCGACATCTACGCGCGCGCGACGGGAGTGCTGGCGATGAGCTCCTGGTTCGCCCGGACGCTCGTGGAGGTGACCGGGCTGCCCGCCGGGAAGGTGCATGTCGTGCATCCGGGCATCACGTCCGTGGGCGACCCCTCCCGTCCCCTGCCCGAACGGGACCGGCCCCGGCGGCGGCTGCTGTTCGTGGGCGGGGATTTCCGGCGCAAGGCGGGAGCGCTGGTGGTCGCCGCCACCCGGCTGCTGCGCCGCGACTTCGACCCGTCCCTCACCCTCACCGTGGCGGGACCCCCCGCCTGGCCGTTGCCCGGCGAGCCGCCGGAGGGCGTCCGGTTCCTCGGACAGCTGCCCCCCGCCGAGATCGCCGCGCTGTGGGACGAGCACGACCTGTTCGTCATGCCATCGCATCTGGAAGCCTTCGGGATCGTCTTCGCCGAGGCCCTCGCCCGGGGGGTCCCGTGCGTGGGCCGCGACGCCTTCGCCATGCCGGAGATCATCCGCCCGGGTGAGAACGGCGGCCTGGTCCGCGGCGACGACCCGGCCGAGCTGGCGGAGACGATCGTCGGGATCCTGGACGACGACGGGCTCTACGCCCGGTGCCGGAAGGACGCCGCCGCGACCGTGGAGTGGTTCAGCTGGGACCGGGCCGCCCGGCAGGCGCTCGAGGTCGTCACCGCCGCCTGA
- a CDS encoding O-antigen ligase family protein gives MSDLSEPVLEDEAPRRRLPFSVDAVTVLSLLVVALVLIPSRYVVGPLGSAGTPAILIAAVAFGWYCASIFTERSTPLRGRQPIRTSIFIYVCAILASFVAATTRPIDPAELQAANTALLPVIGWCGIALLAADGIPNRERLDVLLRRFVVGATFVAIVGIVQFATAFDLSQYLAFPGLKVNGTFISLYNRDGFNRPTSTTIHPIEFSATLAMALPLALHNLLYGPKEKRWANRLCVAALAVAIPLTVSRTAVLGMAVTFAALMPTWPRAWRHTAYIALLLFTGVMGVAVPGLLGTFKRMFFGMNEDSSATARTDDYAAVADYFSQHPLFGRGVGTFLPHVYRILDNQYLATLVETGAFGLSAMLLIFVCGWVVARRSRRKSADATTRHLGQALAAGIAVFAVTCGTFDAFSFPVAVSSAFLLIGCAGALWRITDPYGGAYVAVSPRWLRLLVGRGSTQDLVVHSVEPARGPARTGRPG, from the coding sequence GTGAGCGACCTTTCTGAGCCGGTTCTCGAAGACGAGGCGCCGCGTCGGCGGCTGCCCTTCTCCGTGGACGCCGTGACCGTGCTCAGCCTGCTGGTCGTGGCGCTCGTGCTGATTCCGTCGCGATACGTGGTGGGCCCACTCGGCTCAGCCGGCACTCCCGCCATCCTCATCGCCGCGGTGGCGTTCGGCTGGTACTGCGCGTCCATTTTCACGGAGCGCTCCACGCCGCTGCGGGGGCGGCAGCCGATCAGGACCTCGATCTTCATCTACGTCTGCGCCATCCTGGCCAGCTTCGTGGCGGCCACGACCCGGCCGATCGACCCGGCGGAGCTGCAGGCGGCCAACACGGCGCTGCTGCCCGTGATCGGCTGGTGTGGAATCGCCCTGCTGGCCGCCGACGGAATTCCGAACCGCGAGCGCCTCGACGTGCTGCTGCGCAGGTTCGTCGTCGGGGCGACGTTCGTGGCCATCGTGGGGATCGTCCAGTTCGCCACGGCGTTCGACCTGTCACAGTACCTGGCGTTTCCCGGGCTGAAGGTGAACGGGACGTTCATCTCGCTGTACAACCGCGACGGCTTCAACCGGCCGACCTCGACGACCATCCACCCGATCGAGTTCTCCGCGACCCTCGCGATGGCGCTGCCGCTCGCCCTCCACAACCTGCTGTACGGCCCCAAGGAGAAGCGCTGGGCCAACCGTTTGTGCGTGGCGGCGCTCGCCGTGGCCATCCCGCTGACCGTGTCCCGGACCGCGGTGCTCGGCATGGCCGTCACGTTCGCCGCCCTCATGCCCACCTGGCCGAGGGCCTGGCGGCACACCGCCTACATCGCCCTGCTGTTGTTCACGGGTGTCATGGGTGTCGCGGTGCCCGGCCTGCTGGGGACGTTCAAGCGGATGTTCTTCGGGATGAACGAGGACTCCAGCGCCACGGCCCGCACCGACGACTACGCGGCGGTCGCCGACTACTTCTCCCAGCATCCCCTGTTCGGCCGCGGGGTCGGCACCTTCCTGCCGCACGTCTACCGGATCCTGGACAACCAGTATCTCGCGACGCTGGTGGAGACCGGCGCGTTCGGGTTGTCGGCCATGCTGCTCATCTTCGTGTGCGGGTGGGTCGTCGCACGTCGCTCGCGCCGCAAGTCCGCGGACGCGACGACCCGTCACCTCGGCCAGGCCCTCGCCGCGGGCATCGCGGTTTTCGCGGTGACGTGCGGCACGTTCGACGCCTTCTCGTTCCCCGTCGCCGTCAGCTCCGCCTTCCTGCTGATCGGCTGCGCGGGCGCGCTGTGGCGCATCACCGACCCGTATGGAGGCGCGTATGTCGCCGTATCCCCGCGTTGGCTTCGCCTGCTTGTGGGACGAGGATCCACGCAGGACCTGGTCGTACACTCCGTGGAACCTGCGCGCGGCCCTGCGCGAACGGGCCGACCTGGTTGA